A window from Bacteroidota bacterium encodes these proteins:
- a CDS encoding SusC/RagA family TonB-linked outer membrane protein, with protein sequence MRKFASLLTMLMLSCALAYGQEKTVSGQVKDEKGEAVAFATVTETGTQNRAKADGNGYFSIKIKDGGSITFSAAGHESKTLTPVSSSVQVTLTITDQAGVEVVVTTALGVKKRPKELGYTQTTVKGDALTLGKSPTLGNALSGKIAGLTVYNTSNSVNASPRIVLRGNRSISGENQGLLVLDGVPVPQNTINYLNPNDIESVTVLKGGQAATLYGSDGVNGALVITTKKGQGKPQVSFTHSSNFESVSFLPDFNTTHGMGSHYGTTQEQNYRPFENQQYGDAYDGSIRAIGRVLEDGSVLQVPYQNNDKNREAFWETGYTGQNDVSVSGGDASSSYYFSFQDVKTKGVVRKDEYRRDALRLSASKTYGKFKASFDATYTTDRAQRTTSDFYFFALNAAGAIPVEQMKDWQNNKFASPNAYYNDYYNNPWFELDNNRNDTRNNYFNGNLTLSLKATNWLNLNYRLGTAVTNSFGKSWTGKFQFTNHAKNLAKTFDPQYNDYDGIFRAKNDILGGVSDAASWANRINSDFFIGIDKEFGDISTKFIIGNNIQVRRSKSLNVSSSSITVPGIYNVSNRAGELGGGESTSELRKVGNYVDATFGYKDWMFLHGIFRYDMSSAFYAAGRDQSAYAYPYYGGDFSVILTEAIPVLKSDLMSYLKVRGSINRNGNDNLAPHSLEATASNGGGFPYGNVVGLTINNNLPDPSLTPEFVITKEVGIEAQFLKNRINLDATVYTQDANEQVLNVSMSSATGYTTTTLNAARVNNWGVEVETRASIIKNKNWTVDVNANFTYNENKVDELFGDLSSVLLQSNGRIAFVYAEIGQPFPLLRTSQWQRDPNGRVVIDPADGWPEMDPNLKNAGTTIPVYQVGVGFKVGYKNWTLAANAEYRGGHVIYHDLGEDMGFTGSGAHTTKYNRMSFIFPNSSYWDGSKYVANTDIPVENTIANYQGWGDYGFSRGTLFNGEVFTSSAAFWKLRDVSLGFDFPQNWLKSLKVVKGINAAIFGRNLLTLLPDDNQWTDPEFSQTNGNGQGINNSFNTPPVRQYGFTVNVRF encoded by the coding sequence ATGAGAAAATTCGCATCACTGCTAACGATGCTGATGCTTTCTTGTGCATTAGCGTACGGACAAGAAAAAACAGTTTCAGGACAGGTAAAGGACGAAAAAGGTGAGGCAGTAGCTTTCGCCACCGTTACCGAAACAGGAACTCAGAACCGTGCAAAGGCTGATGGCAACGGGTATTTCAGCATTAAGATCAAAGATGGTGGCTCAATCACATTTTCAGCTGCCGGACACGAATCAAAAACACTCACTCCGGTTTCCTCATCAGTTCAGGTAACACTGACAATTACTGATCAGGCAGGAGTTGAAGTAGTTGTTACTACTGCATTAGGTGTTAAGAAAAGACCGAAAGAACTCGGTTACACACAAACAACTGTAAAAGGAGATGCCCTTACGCTTGGTAAATCACCAACGTTGGGTAATGCCCTTTCTGGTAAGATCGCAGGTTTAACTGTGTATAATACCAGTAACTCTGTAAACGCTTCTCCGCGTATCGTTTTACGTGGTAACAGGTCAATCAGTGGTGAAAACCAGGGATTGCTTGTTTTAGATGGTGTTCCTGTACCTCAGAACACGATCAACTATCTTAATCCTAACGATATTGAAAGTGTGACTGTCCTGAAAGGTGGTCAGGCTGCTACATTGTATGGCTCTGATGGTGTGAATGGAGCATTAGTTATTACAACTAAAAAAGGACAGGGCAAACCACAGGTTAGCTTTACACATTCAAGCAATTTTGAGTCAGTTTCTTTCCTGCCAGATTTCAATACTACTCATGGTATGGGTTCACACTATGGAACTACACAAGAGCAGAACTATCGTCCTTTTGAGAACCAGCAGTACGGTGATGCTTATGATGGAAGCATCCGTGCTATAGGCCGTGTACTGGAAGATGGAAGTGTTTTACAAGTTCCTTATCAGAATAATGATAAGAACCGTGAAGCTTTTTGGGAAACAGGTTATACCGGACAAAATGATGTTTCTGTTTCTGGTGGTGATGCATCCAGTTCCTACTATTTCTCTTTCCAGGATGTTAAAACAAAAGGTGTCGTAAGGAAAGATGAATATCGCCGTGATGCGCTTCGCTTAAGTGCAAGTAAAACTTACGGAAAGTTCAAGGCGTCTTTTGATGCAACTTATACAACTGACCGTGCACAGCGTACAACATCTGACTTTTATTTCTTTGCTTTAAATGCTGCAGGTGCTATTCCTGTTGAGCAAATGAAAGATTGGCAAAATAATAAGTTCGCCAGTCCGAACGCTTATTACAATGACTATTATAATAATCCATGGTTTGAGTTGGATAATAACCGTAATGATACACGTAACAACTATTTCAACGGTAACCTTACGTTAAGTCTGAAAGCAACTAACTGGTTGAACTTAAATTATCGTTTGGGTACTGCGGTTACCAACTCATTTGGTAAAAGCTGGACTGGAAAATTCCAGTTTACTAACCATGCTAAAAACCTCGCAAAAACATTTGATCCCCAGTATAATGATTATGACGGTATTTTCCGTGCTAAGAATGACATCCTGGGTGGTGTAAGTGATGCTGCAAGCTGGGCTAATCGTATTAACTCAGATTTCTTTATTGGTATTGACAAAGAATTCGGTGATATCTCTACTAAATTCATCATTGGTAACAATATACAGGTTCGCCGCTCAAAAAGTCTTAACGTGAGCAGCTCAAGCATAACTGTTCCAGGAATTTACAATGTAAGTAACCGCGCCGGTGAATTAGGGGGTGGTGAATCAACATCTGAATTACGTAAAGTAGGTAACTATGTCGATGCAACTTTCGGGTACAAAGATTGGATGTTCCTGCATGGTATTTTCAGATATGATATGTCTTCTGCATTCTATGCTGCCGGAAGAGATCAGAGTGCTTATGCATACCCCTATTATGGTGGCGACTTTTCAGTTATTTTAACGGAAGCAATTCCTGTTTTAAAATCTGATCTGATGTCTTATTTGAAAGTCCGCGGATCTATAAACAGAAATGGTAATGATAACCTTGCTCCTCATAGCTTAGAGGCAACTGCTAGTAATGGTGGTGGTTTCCCTTATGGAAATGTTGTTGGTTTAACGATCAACAATAACCTGCCTGATCCAAGCTTAACTCCTGAGTTTGTGATCACAAAAGAAGTTGGTATAGAAGCGCAGTTCCTGAAGAACAGGATCAACCTGGATGCTACTGTATATACACAGGACGCAAATGAGCAGGTGTTGAATGTGTCAATGTCAAGTGCTACTGGTTATACAACTACTACATTGAACGCCGCAAGAGTAAATAACTGGGGTGTGGAAGTAGAAACAAGAGCTAGTATTATCAAAAACAAAAATTGGACTGTTGATGTGAATGCTAACTTTACTTACAATGAGAATAAAGTAGATGAGTTGTTTGGCGACTTATCAAGTGTATTGTTACAATCAAATGGCCGCATTGCCTTTGTATATGCAGAGATCGGGCAGCCGTTCCCATTACTGAGAACATCACAGTGGCAAAGAGATCCAAACGGAAGAGTAGTAATTGATCCTGCTGATGGCTGGCCAGAAATGGATCCAAATTTAAAAAATGCAGGTACTACAATTCCTGTTTACCAGGTAGGTGTTGGTTTCAAAGTTGGGTATAAGAACTGGACATTAGCAGCAAATGCTGAATACCGTGGTGGCCATGTTATCTATCATGATCTTGGAGAAGATATGGGCTTTACAGGTTCAGGAGCTCATACTACAAAGTATAATCGTATGTCATTTATTTTCCCTAATTCCAGTTATTGGGATGGCAGCAAGTATGTTGCAAATACGGATATTCCTGTTGAAAATACAATTGCCAATTATCAAGGTTGGG